In the Psychromicrobium lacuslunae genome, CGAAAGCAGCGACGGTGGGGCGGGTCGGTGGCTTGGCCCTTGTCTACTTCTTGGTGATGTCCACCTTTGCGCTCGCGATCGGTCTGGTGGTTGGTAACTTCCTGCACCCCGGTGAAGGACTCAAACTGCAGGCCTATAAGCCGTCCGAAAACGGCAAGACCGGCAATGCGCTCTTTGACTTCATCCTCGAGATTATCCCGCCTGATATCCCGGTGCTGCCGACGCTTTTCGTCGCATTGCTGGTTGGCTTTGCGGTGCAGCGGATGGGTAAGGCCGGTGAACCGATTGTGCGCGCCGTCAAGATCGCGCAAGCCCTGGTGTTCCGGATTCTGATGATGGTGATGTGGCTTGCCCCGATCGGTGCCTTCGGGGCAATCGCCGCGGTGGTCGGCGCCACCGGTATTGAAGCGGTCAAGTCGATGTTGGTGCTAATGCTCGGCTTCTACGCCACCTGTATCGCCTTCATTGTGCTGGTACTTGGCAGCGTGCTGTACTTGGTGACCCGGGTCAATATCTTCAAGCTCATGAAGTACCTGGCTCGCGAGTACCTGCTGATCTTCTCCACCTCGTCCTCCGAAGCCGCACTACCGCGTTTGATCGCCAAAATGGAGCACCTCGGTGTTTCCCGTCCGGTGGTCGGCGTCACGGTGCCAACCGGTTACTCCTTCAACCTCGATGGCACCGCGATCTATCTGACCATGGCCTCGTTGTTCGTTGCGAATGCGATGGGGATCGAGATGAATATTGGCGAGCAGATCTCCTTGCTGGTCTTTATGATCATCGCCTCCAAGGGTGCAGCAGGCGTCAGCGGCGCAGGGCTGGCCACGCTGGCAGCCGGATTGCAAGCACACCGGCCCGAACTGCTCAATGGGGTTGGTGTTATCGTCGGCATTGACCGTTTCATGTCCGAGGCTCGCGCGCTAACTAACTTCACCGGCAACGCGGTAGCCACCGTGCTGATGGGTACTTGGGTGGGTGAAATTGATCGGGCCAAGGTCGGCCGGGTGCTCTCCGGGGCTGAGCCGTTCAACGAGGCCAGTCTTGACGCCGATGGGCACGGCTCTTCGACTGAGCCGGAGCAAGCCCCTCATGGACCCGGCGCTGATAGTTATGCATCGGCTGAATCGCTGAGAAAGTGAATTAGTGATCGGTTAAACGGTTAATCGATTACTAAGCTTGAGCTGCCAGGAAATTCCCAGAAACTGGGAGTTTCCTGGCAGTTTTTCTTTGCTTATATTATGTATGCGCTGCGAAACCTTAGGCTTAGATCGGCCTCATTGAGTAATCGATTTCTCAAATCTGCTTGAGGCTGTTATTCCATCAAAACCTAAGGACATGCGAATGACATCTGCACTTAATACCAAAACCGGCCTCACCAGGTTCGGCATGAGTGTTTTGCTGATCGTCGGATTGATCGTGGGCGCCTTCAGTGCGATCACCGTCACCGCGCCAACCGCGCAGGCCTCCGACGCCAATGGGCCGATCGGTCGCGGGGAAGTGATCGATCGGGCTTATCAACGACTCCGAGAAGCGCCAAGATATAACCAGCAAGGCGACTCAAATGGATACCGTAATGACTGCTCCGGATTCATCTCAATGGCGTGGCACTTGACGCCAAATGGCCGCAGCAACCCCACCACTTTTAGCTTTGACCCGATTGATGGCGGCAGCCGGTTCTTGGGCATCACGCACTCAATCGCGGCGGCGGAGCTTCAGCCGGGAGACGCACTGGTGCGAGACTACGGTGGAACCGAACACATTGCTCTGTTCTTGCGCTGGGCTGATGCCGGCCACACCCGGCCGGTAGTTCTTGAGCACGGTGGCGGCAACTCCGGCGTCGAACCGCCGGAACAGAGCAACTGGGGCAGCCTGAACGGATACCACCCGATTCGTTATAACCGCTTAGACGTCAAAATCCCTTACGGCGCTATTGCCGATAAGTGGCATGCCGCTGGCGGCGCGAACTCACCGGTGGGTAATCCGGTCAACGATGAATTCGACAGCAAAAATGGTGGCCGCTTCCGTGACTTCCAGCGCGGCATGATCATTTGGCACCCGAACGTAGCCTTTATGGTTTACGGCGCGATCTTCGACACTTACCGCAAGAGCGGCTCCGAAGCTAAATGGGGTTTCCCGATCATTGACGAAGGCAATGCCCAGAAAGTAGCCGAAGGCGCTGGCGCCGGCACGGTGGGACGTTTCCAAAAGTTTGAAGGCGCCCTTTTCCTCTGGTCTGAGAAGACCGGCGTGCAAATCGTCCGCGGTGAAATCCGTAAGTACTTCGAAGCCAATGGCATGGAAGTGAAGCTTGGCTACCCAGCCTCGGACGAGATCGCTGAGAACGGCGGTTTCAAGCAGGAATTCCAAAATGGCACCATCCACTGGACGCCGACCGCCGGTGCCAGCTGGCAAGCTCGCTGAACGCGATCACGAACTGATGAACGAAGGAACAACCATGTCAAAATTTAGAGTGCTTGCCGGTGCCGGCCTGGCGCTGAGCTTATTGCTCGGCCTGGCTGCACCATCCTGGGCTGCGCCAACCGGGGCTGCCGCTGCCAGTTTGACCGCGGTACCCGCGGGTGGCGCTCCAGTGGCTACTGCCGAGGAGAGCTGCTATATTCCGCCGAACCGAGACATTGCGGTGGCCCGCAAGGTCTACGAGATTGCGCAGCGTCGTAATGTCTCGGCCCGGGTAATGTTGGCGACCTTTGAAACCGCCTGGGTTGAATCACACGTCAATAACCTGAACTGTGGAGATGCCGACTCGGTGGGCGTGTTCCAGCAGTCGCCTTACTGGGGTTGGGGGACTGTGGCGCAGCTGACCAATGTGGAGTATGCCACCAATAAATTCCTGGATAGCGCCATCGCACTTGAGGGGAAAACCCCGGGCAGCGCGGGCGCCTTAGCTCAGGCGGTGCAGAAATCAGGCCATCCAACCAGATATGACGAGCAGCAAGCCGACGCCATTCGAGTGCGCGACGAGGCTTTTCAGCCCTACGGTCTGATTGGCGATAAGTGGCATGCGATGGGCGGCGCGAACAGCCCGCTCGGACTGCCGACCCGAGCCGAAGACAACTCCAAGCTCGGCGGACGCTTCACTGAATTCCAGCGAGGCATGATCATCTGGCATCCGAACGCCCCGGCGTTCGCTGTCTACGGTGACATTCTCAAGGTTTACCGGGCAACTGGTTCGGAGACTCAGTGGGGCTTCCCGATCCAGGATGAGGCTGCTGCGCAGAAGGTGACCGAAGGTGCGGGGCTGAACACCGTCGGCCGATACCAGAAGTTTGAGAAGGCACTCTTCCTCTGGTCGCCAGCCACTGGCACTCAGATCGTCCGCGGTGAAATCCGCAAATATTTTGAGGCCAACGGCTTCGAGGTCAAACTCGGCTACCCGAAGTCGGACGAGATCGCGGAGAATGGCGGTTTCAAGCAGGAGTTCCAGAACGGCACCATCCACTGGACGCCGACTGCCGGGGCTAGCTGGGAGGCAAAGTCCTGAGCAATGATCGAGCCAACTGAGGCTGTGATAGTGAGTCTGAGCTAACTCACTGGCAGACTTACGGGCCGCGGGGGCGTCACGCATTAGCTGACGTCCCCGCGGTTTTGCCATACCGTCGCGAAGTATAACCTTCGACCTTTACTGGAACTTCAAGGCTCGCGGTCTTTAGTGAGCGAATTACCAAAGTTGGCCTAGCCGGGCGGGTAACGTAGCGATAAGAAGTACAGCTGTAGCGATTCGAGAAGCTAGCCGCAGCGGTAAGACGTGCAACTGAGGAAAGCGTGATCAAGTGAGTAGCGAACAAGGGTCCGGCACACTGGCAGCGACCGAAACCGCCACCGGCATTGATCTGGAAGCCGTGCTCGGGCCGACCGGCCGACCGGTCACCGAGTTCCCTGAGCCTCCGGTTCTGGTTTCGCACGGTCCCGCCCGGGTGATTGCGATGGTCAATCAGAAGGGTGGCGTGGGCAAGACCACCTCGACAATCAACCTAGGTGCCGCATTGGCGGAACTTGGGCGGCGTGTGCTGTTGGTGGACTTCGATCCACAGGGCGCCCTTTCCGCAGGACTAGGGACGAACCCGCACGAACTGGACCTGACTATCTACAATGTGCTGATGGATCGCAAGATCGACGTCCACGACGCGATCCGGCGCACCGAGACCGAGAATCTTGACCTGCTGCCGGCCAATATTGACCTTTCTGCGGCCGAAGTTCAGCTGGTCAATGAAGTGGCTCGTGAACAGGTGCTGGACCGTGTGCTCCGCAAAGTGGAGGACGAATACGATGTGGTGCTCATTGACTGCCAACCCTCCTTGGGCCTGCTGACCGTCAATGCGCTGACCGCTGCGCACGGCGTGATCATCCCGCTGATCTGCGAATTTTTCGCGCTGCGCGCCGTCGCGTTGCTGGTGGAGACCATTGAGAAGGTGCAGGACCGGATCAATCCTCGGCTGCAGATCGATGGCGTGTTGGCCACCATGTATGACGCGCGCACCTTGCACAGCCGAGAGGTGATCACCCGCCTGGTGGAAGCCTTCGGCGATAAGGTCTTTGAGACAGTGATTAAACGCACCATTAAGTTCGCCGATGCCACCGTGGCTGCGGAGC is a window encoding:
- a CDS encoding cation:dicarboxylate symporter family transporter; amino-acid sequence: MSSQRGETAALGRQPRKRLDKTHWLYIAVIIAVLLGVAVGLIAQATSAPGAGTKNFATSLKPLGDIFVDLIKMLIAPVIFCTIVTGIGSVAKAATVGRVGGLALVYFLVMSTFALAIGLVVGNFLHPGEGLKLQAYKPSENGKTGNALFDFILEIIPPDIPVLPTLFVALLVGFAVQRMGKAGEPIVRAVKIAQALVFRILMMVMWLAPIGAFGAIAAVVGATGIEAVKSMLVLMLGFYATCIAFIVLVLGSVLYLVTRVNIFKLMKYLAREYLLIFSTSSSEAALPRLIAKMEHLGVSRPVVGVTVPTGYSFNLDGTAIYLTMASLFVANAMGIEMNIGEQISLLVFMIIASKGAAGVSGAGLATLAAGLQAHRPELLNGVGVIVGIDRFMSEARALTNFTGNAVATVLMGTWVGEIDRAKVGRVLSGAEPFNEASLDADGHGSSTEPEQAPHGPGADSYASAESLRK
- a CDS encoding LGFP repeat-containing protein, with product MTSALNTKTGLTRFGMSVLLIVGLIVGAFSAITVTAPTAQASDANGPIGRGEVIDRAYQRLREAPRYNQQGDSNGYRNDCSGFISMAWHLTPNGRSNPTTFSFDPIDGGSRFLGITHSIAAAELQPGDALVRDYGGTEHIALFLRWADAGHTRPVVLEHGGGNSGVEPPEQSNWGSLNGYHPIRYNRLDVKIPYGAIADKWHAAGGANSPVGNPVNDEFDSKNGGRFRDFQRGMIIWHPNVAFMVYGAIFDTYRKSGSEAKWGFPIIDEGNAQKVAEGAGAGTVGRFQKFEGALFLWSEKTGVQIVRGEIRKYFEANGMEVKLGYPASDEIAENGGFKQEFQNGTIHWTPTAGASWQAR
- a CDS encoding LGFP repeat-containing protein yields the protein MSKFRVLAGAGLALSLLLGLAAPSWAAPTGAAAASLTAVPAGGAPVATAEESCYIPPNRDIAVARKVYEIAQRRNVSARVMLATFETAWVESHVNNLNCGDADSVGVFQQSPYWGWGTVAQLTNVEYATNKFLDSAIALEGKTPGSAGALAQAVQKSGHPTRYDEQQADAIRVRDEAFQPYGLIGDKWHAMGGANSPLGLPTRAEDNSKLGGRFTEFQRGMIIWHPNAPAFAVYGDILKVYRATGSETQWGFPIQDEAAAQKVTEGAGLNTVGRYQKFEKALFLWSPATGTQIVRGEIRKYFEANGFEVKLGYPKSDEIAENGGFKQEFQNGTIHWTPTAGASWEAKS
- a CDS encoding ParA family protein: MSSEQGSGTLAATETATGIDLEAVLGPTGRPVTEFPEPPVLVSHGPARVIAMVNQKGGVGKTTSTINLGAALAELGRRVLLVDFDPQGALSAGLGTNPHELDLTIYNVLMDRKIDVHDAIRRTETENLDLLPANIDLSAAEVQLVNEVAREQVLDRVLRKVEDEYDVVLIDCQPSLGLLTVNALTAAHGVIIPLICEFFALRAVALLVETIEKVQDRINPRLQIDGVLATMYDARTLHSREVITRLVEAFGDKVFETVIKRTIKFADATVAAEPITSYAGNHQGAEAYRRLAKELVARGGAP